Proteins encoded within one genomic window of Pongo abelii isolate AG06213 chromosome 18, NHGRI_mPonAbe1-v2.0_pri, whole genome shotgun sequence:
- the LOC100441382 gene encoding LOW QUALITY PROTEIN: uncharacterized protein LOC100441382 (The sequence of the model RefSeq protein was modified relative to this genomic sequence to represent the inferred CDS: deleted 1 base in 1 codon) yields MTPSCFLDRTMAVQGSQRRLLGSLNSTPTAIPQLGLAANQTGAWCLEVSIPDGLFLSLGLVSLVENVLVVATIAKNRNLHSPMYCFICCLALSDLLVSGGNVLETAVILLLEAGALAARAAVVQQLDNVIDVITCSSMLSSLCFLGAIAVDRYISIFYALRYHSIVTLPRARRAIAAIWVASVLFSTLFIAYYDHAAVLLCLVVFFLAMLVLMAVLYVHMLARACQHAQGIARLHKRQRPVHQGFGLKGAVTLTILLGIFFLCWGPFFLHLTLIVLCPQHPTCSCIFKNFNLFLALIICNAIIDPLIYAFRSQELRRTLKEVLTCSCSQDRALVSWDVKSLGGRVCQELLPQQPQEMGLCDQKASFTALQQEVKSLPQAKGPGLQEPRKCCGAEPSWLNGGCRAAISRLLGRLSQQPPGQPHPCFSSSPDCRPQDWELLPGRARLCWETGRKRISSRSPSPPCTQSPTSESESERSRCPPSPTLAGFLPGLCVLVTIPDTDAHRAVARPGAVRARAHKAPLESHGSPLVEGVRCPPTHCGSRRPTELALGRRHPSVSAPFRALIGCFVSSQWVQGLRQPLPTSPTQNRQSSEHLVCQKTGRWEGAGWSLNRRGEKRPSLQSRRVGLSQGRNRDGSWGRGSQGQEGLLSSLEPGAPTASSSGRQPLLSSAQGPQTAPGPALGDPWLREGRRIARGGRGRAVPSMRAGTRGAEPAGRAGFCGGASRLATRGDISRCEGRGRSYKSARPRSPTLSSQPGPPAPVRSRSPDAPSMREIVHIQAGQCGNQIGAKFWEVISDEHGIDPSGNYVGDSDLQLERISVYYNEASSHKYVPRAILVDLEPGTMDSVRSGAFGHLFRPDNFIFGQSGAGNNWAKGHYTEGAELVDSVLDVVRKECENCDCLQGFQLTHSLGGGTGSGMGTLLISKVREEYPDRIMNTFSVVPSPKVSDTVVEPYNATLSIHQLVENTDETYCIDNEALYDICFRTLKLATPTYGDLNHLVSATMSGVTTSLRFPGQLNADLRKLAVNMVPFPRLHFFMPGFAPLTARGSQQYRALTVPELTQQMFDAKNMMAACDPRHGRYLTVATVFRGRMSMKEVDEQMLAIQSKNSSYFVEWIPNNVKVAVCDIPPRGLKMSSTFIGNSTAIQELFKRISEQFTAMFRRKAFLHWYTGEGMDEMEFTEAESNMNDLVSEYQQYQDATAEEEGEMYEDDEEESEAQGPK; encoded by the exons ATGACCCCTTCCTGCTTCCTGGACAGGACTATGGCTGTGCAGGGATCCCAGAGAAGACTCCTGGGCTCCCTCAACTCCACCCCCACAGCCATCCCCCAGCTGGGGCTGGCTGCCAACCAGACAGGAGCCTGGTGCCTGGAGGTGTCCATACCTGACGGGCTCTTCCTCAGCCTGGGGCTGGTGAGCTTGGTGGAGAACGTGCTGGTGGTGGCCACCATCGCCAAGAACCGGAACCTGCACTCACCCATGTACTGCTTCATCTGCTGCCTGGCCCTGTCGGACCTGCTGGTGAGCGGGGGCAACGTGCTGGAGACGGCCGTCATCCTCCTGCTGGAGGCCGGTGCGCTGGCGGCCCGGGCTGCCGTGGTGCAGCAGCTGGACAATGTCATTGATGTGATCACCTGCAGCTCCATGCTgtccagcctctgcttcctgggcgcCATCGCCGTGGACCGCTACATCTCCATCTTCTACGCGCTGCGCTACCACAGCATCGTGACGCTGCCGCGGGCACGGCGAGCCATCGCGGCCATCTGGGTGGCCAGTGTCCTCTTCAGCACGCTCTTCATTGCCTACTACGACCACGCGGCCGTCCTGCTGTGCCTTGTGGTCTTTTTCCTGGCCATGCTGGTGCTCATGGCCGTGCTGTACGTCCACATGCTGGCCCGGGCCTGCCAGCACGCCCAGGGCATCGCCCGGCTCCACAAGAGGCAGCGCCCGGTCCACCAAGGCTTTGGCCTTAAAGGCGCTGTCACCCTCACCATCCTGCTGGGCATTTTCTTCCTCTGCTGGGGCCCCTTCTTTCTGCATCTCACACTCATCGTCCTCTGCCCCCAGCACCCCACGTGCAGCTGCATCTTCAAGAACTTCAACCTCTTTCTCGCCCTCATCATCTGCAATGCCATCATCGACCCCCTCATCTACGCCTTCCGCAGCCAGGAGCTCCGCAGGACGCTCAAGGAGGTGCTGACATGCTCCTG CTCTCAGGAC CGTGCCCTTGTCAGCTGGGATGTGAAGTCTCTGGGTGGAAGAGTGTGCCAAGAGCTACTCCCACAACAGCCCCAGGAGATGGGGCTTTGTGACCAGAAAGCTTCATTCACAGCCCTGCAGCAGGAAGTGAAATCCCTGCCTCAGGCCAAGGGACCAGGTTTGCAGGAGCCTCGCAAGTGCTGTGGAGCTGAGCCCTCCTG GCTCAATGGAGGCTGCAGGGCCGCCATCAGCCGACTCCTAGGCAGGCTCAGTCAGCAGCCCCCTGGCCAGCCCCACccctgcttcagctccagccctGACTGCCGGCCTCAGGACTGGGAGCTGCTTCCTGGCAGGGCCCGCCTCTGCTGGGAGACCGGACG TAAACGCATCTCCAGTCGTTCCCCCAGTCCCCCCTGCACGCAGTCTCCGACCTCAGAGAGTGAGTCAGAAAGAAGCCGCTGCCCACCTTCCCCCACCCTGGCCGGGTTCTTGCCTGGCTTGTGCGTCCTTGTGACAATTCCTGACACCGATGCGCACCGGGCAGTGGCACGTCCAGGTGCTGTGCGCGCCCGGGCCCACAAAGCTCCTTTGGAGTCTCATGGCAGCCCCTTGGTGGAGGGGGTCAGGTGCCCCCCCACCCACTGCGGAAGCCGGCGACCCACGGAGCTCGCTCTCGGCCGCCGCCACCCCTCTGTGTCCGCGCCCTTCCGAGCTCTGATCGGATGCTTTGTTTCTTCTCAGTGGGTTCAGGGCCTGCGCCAGCCTTTACCTACCTCCCCCACCCAAAACCGGCAAAGCTCAGAGCACCTTGTCTGCCAAAAGACAGGGAGGTGGGAAGGTGCGGGTTGGTCTCTAAACCGGCGTGGGGAAAAAAGACCCTCCTTACAAAGCCGCAGGGTGGGGCTGTCGCAAGGGCGGAACCGAGATGGTAGCTGGGGGCGGGGTTCCCAGGGCCAAGAGGGGCTATTGTCCTCCCTGGAGCCCGGCGCCCCCACAGCCAGCTCCTCTGGGAGGCAGCCCCTCCTTTCGAGTGCGCAGGGCCCCCagaccgcgcccggcccagcgCTGGGGGATCCTTGGCTGCGGGAGGGGCGCCGCATTGCGCGCGGCGGGCGGGGACGCGCGGTGCCGAGCATGCGGGCGGGGACGCGCGGTGCGGAGCCTGCGGGCCGGGCGGGGTTCTGCGGCGGCGCCTCCCGATTGGCCACTCGCGGTGACATCAGCCGATGCGAAGGGCGGGGCCGCAGCTATAAGAGCGCGCGGCCGCGGTCCCCGACCCTCAGCAGCCAGCCCGGCCCGCCCGCGCCCGTCCGCAGCCGCTCGCCAGACGCGCCCAGTATGAGGGAGATCGTGCACATCCAGGCCGGCCAGTGCGGCAACCAGATCGGGGCCAAG TTCTGGGAAGTCATCAGTGATGAGCATGGCATCGACCCCAGCGGCAACTACGTGGGCGACTCGGACTTGCAGCTGGAGCGGATCAGCGTCTATTACAACGAGGCCTCTT CTCACAAGTACGTGCCTCGGGCCATTCTGGTTGACCTGGAACCCGGAACGATGGACAGCGTCCGCTCAGGGGCCTTCGGACATCTTTTCAGGCCTGACAATTTCATCTTTG GTCAGAGTGGGGCCGGCAACAACTGGGCCAAGGGTCACTACACAGAGGGTGCGGAGCTGGTGGATTCCGTCCTGGATGTCGTGCGGAAGGAGTGTGAAAACTGCGACTGCCTGCAGGGCTTCCAGCTGACCCACTCGCTGGGGGGCGGCACGGGCTCCGGCATGGGCACGTTGCTCATCAGCAAGGTGCGTGAGGAGTATCCCGACCGCATCATGAACACCTTCAGCGTCGTGCCCTCGCCCAAGGTGTCAGACACGGTGGTGGAGCCCTACAACGCCACGCTGTCCATCCACCAGCTGGTGGAGAATACGGATGAGACCTACTGCATCGACAACGAGGCGCTCTACGACATCTGCTTCCGCACCCTCAAGCTGGCCACACCCACCTACGGGGACCTCAACCACCTGGTGTCGGCCACCATGAGCGGAGTCACCACCTCCTTGCGCTTCCCAGGCCAGCTCAACGCTGACCTGCGCAAGCTGGCGGTGAACATGGTGCCCTTCCCGCGTCTGCACTTCTTCATGCCCGGCTTCGCCCCCCTCACAGCCCGGGGCAGCCAGCAGTACCGGGCCCTGACCGTGCCCGAGCTCACCCAGCAGATGTTTGATGCCAAGAACATGATGGCCGCCTGCGACCCGCGCCACGGCCGCTACCTGACGGTGGCCACCGTGTTCCGGGGCCGCATGTCCATGAAGGAGGTGGACGAGCAGATGCTGGCCATCCAGAGCAAGAACAGCAGCTACTTCGTGGAGTGGATCCCCAACAACGTGAAGGTGGCCGTGTGTGACATCCCGCCCCGCGGCCTTAAGATGTCCTCCACCTTCATCGGGAACAGCACGGCCATCCAGGAGCTGTTCAAGCGCATCTCCGAGCAGTTCACGGCCATGTTCCGGCGCAAGGCCTTCCTGCACTGGTACACGGGCGAGGGCATGGACGAGATGGAGTTCACCGAGGCCGAGAGCAACATGAACGACCTGGTGTCCGAGTACCAGCAGTACCAGGACGCCACGGCCGAGGAGGAGGGCGAGATGTACGAAGACGACGAGGAGGAGTCGGAGGCCCAGGGCCCCAAGTGA